In Nycticebus coucang isolate mNycCou1 chromosome 9, mNycCou1.pri, whole genome shotgun sequence, the following are encoded in one genomic region:
- the LOC128594439 gene encoding protein GVQW3-like: MSELELEQRTKIKFLVKLGKSGSEIRDMLAQVYGDNAMKKTAVYKWIKRFSEGRERVTDEERSGRPVTSRTDENIEKIRRIVRQNRRLTVRSIADQVNIDRETVRKILTQNLGMRQNSLCESCHNQNEVTCDKNPDTQS; encoded by the exons ATgtcggagcttgaattagagcaacgaacaaagattaaatttcttgttaaacttggcaagagtggaagtgaaatcagggacatgttagcccaagtttatggggataatgccatgaagaaaaccgcagtgtacaagtggattaaacgtttttctgaggggagagaacgcgtcactgatgaagagaggtcagggcggcCAGTGACGAGCAGAACTGacgaaaacattgaaaaaattcgTCGAATTGTGCGTCAAAATCGtcggctgactgtgagaagcatagcagaccaagtaaacatcgatagagaaacagttaggaaaatcttaactcaGAATCTTGGCATGAGACAG aattcacTCTGTGAGAGTTGTCACAATCAAAATGAAGTCACTTGTGATAAAAACCCTGACACACAGAGCTAA
- the RPS10 gene encoding 40S ribosomal protein S10, which translates to MLMPKKNRIAIYELLFKEGVMVAKKDVHMPKHPELADKNVPNLHVMKAMQSLKSRGYVKEQFAWRHFYWYLTNEGIQYLRDYLHLPPEIVPATLRRSRPETGRPRPKGLEGERPARLTRGEADRDTYRRSAVPPGADKKAEAGAGSATEFQFRGGFGRGRGQPPQ; encoded by the exons ATGTTGATGCCCAAGAAGAACCGGATTGCCATTTATGAACTACTTTTTAAGGAGGGTGTGATGGTGGCCAAGAAGGATGTCCACATGCCTAAGCACCCGGAGTTGGCAGACAAGAACGTGCCCAACCTTCATGTCATGAAGGCCATGCAG TCTCTCAAATCACGAGGCTATGTGAAGGAACAGTTTGCCTGGAGACATTTCTACTGGTACCTTACCAATGAGGGTATCCAGTATCTCCGTGATTACCTCCACTTGCCCCCTGAGATCGTGCCTGCTACCCTGCGCCGCAGCCGTCCAGAGACAGGCAGACCTCGGCCGAAAG gtCTGGAAGGCGAGCGACCTGCAAGACTCACAAGAGGGGAAGCTGACAGAGACACCTACAGGCGGAGTGCTGTGCCCC CTGGTGCCGACAAGAAAGccgaggctggggctgggtcagCAACCGAATTCCAGTTT AGAGGCGGATTTGGTCGTGGACGTGGTCAGCCACCTCAGTAA